The following coding sequences lie in one bacterium genomic window:
- a CDS encoding aconitate hydratase, with translation MSRRSGVPLTVTEKILQAHCVEGECKPGNPVGLRIDQTLTQDATGTMAWLQFEALGLARVRTDLSVSYVDHNTLQTGFENADDHLFLQSTAKKYGAYFSRPGNGICHQLHLERFGKPGTTLLGSDSHTPTAGGLGMIAIGAGGLDVAAAMGGAPFYLGFPKIIKIYLTGRLSKQVSAKDVILEVLRKISVKGGVGKILEYTGPGVKMLSIPERATITNMGAETGATTSIFPSDDVTRVFLEYQGRGKDFKALSADSQAVYTGGEIKLDLGKLEPLAAQPHSPDAVIEVKKLKGLKPRQVVIGSCTNSSLKDLVTVAGILAGKKVHPDVSLVITPGSQQVLNAMAKNNALAALIASGARVMEPSCGACIGMGQAPSTGAISLRTFNRNFKGRSGTADAGVYLVSPETAAAAALFGTVVDPRNIKSIKKFRMPKKAETSDSLLIKPMKQAKTVEVVRGPNIQALPQFKELAAQDAGQVLSKFGDNITTDDIMPAGAKILPLRSNITAISEFVFSGLDSDFSVRAKSAQGGYVVGGENYGQGSSREHAALAPRYLGVRAVLVKSFARIHLANLINFGILPITFKHAGDYEKVEQGQQLSMPGLKARLIAGQSLLVRNETTQDEWEMECSLSPRQLKIILAGGTLNFLKESLT, from the coding sequence ATGAGCCGGCGGTCGGGAGTACCCTTGACGGTGACGGAAAAAATATTGCAAGCGCATTGTGTGGAAGGTGAATGCAAACCGGGGAATCCAGTCGGACTGCGTATTGATCAGACCTTGACTCAGGATGCGACCGGGACCATGGCATGGCTCCAGTTTGAAGCATTGGGACTGGCGCGGGTACGCACCGATCTTTCAGTCTCCTATGTTGACCATAATACGCTCCAAACCGGATTTGAAAATGCTGATGATCATTTGTTTTTACAGAGCACAGCGAAAAAATACGGGGCTTATTTTTCCCGGCCCGGAAACGGCATCTGTCATCAGCTGCATCTGGAGCGCTTCGGTAAACCCGGGACAACCCTGCTGGGTTCTGATTCACATACGCCTACGGCGGGTGGTTTGGGGATGATCGCCATTGGTGCCGGCGGGCTGGATGTTGCCGCTGCCATGGGCGGCGCGCCGTTTTACCTGGGTTTTCCGAAGATAATAAAAATTTATTTAACCGGGCGCTTGTCCAAGCAGGTCTCGGCCAAGGATGTGATTCTCGAGGTTTTGCGCAAGATTTCGGTCAAGGGCGGTGTGGGAAAAATTCTGGAATATACCGGACCGGGTGTAAAAATGCTATCCATTCCCGAACGGGCCACGATTACCAATATGGGGGCTGAGACCGGCGCGACCACCAGCATTTTTCCGTCAGACGATGTGACCCGGGTGTTTTTAGAATATCAGGGACGGGGAAAAGATTTCAAAGCACTGTCTGCGGATTCCCAAGCGGTTTATACGGGCGGCGAGATTAAACTTGATCTTGGGAAATTGGAGCCTCTGGCTGCGCAACCGCATTCACCGGATGCTGTTATTGAAGTGAAAAAACTCAAGGGTTTAAAACCCCGGCAGGTTGTGATCGGTTCTTGTACCAATTCTTCTTTGAAAGATTTGGTGACCGTTGCCGGCATTTTGGCAGGCAAGAAGGTTCATCCGGATGTCTCCTTGGTGATTACGCCCGGTTCCCAGCAAGTCCTCAATGCGATGGCCAAGAACAACGCGCTGGCGGCTTTAATTGCTTCCGGCGCCCGGGTTATGGAACCATCCTGTGGTGCTTGTATTGGCATGGGGCAGGCGCCCAGTACGGGTGCGATCAGCCTGAGAACATTTAACCGCAATTTCAAGGGGCGTTCCGGAACAGCGGATGCCGGGGTTTATCTGGTCTCGCCGGAGACGGCAGCGGCGGCCGCATTGTTTGGTACTGTGGTGGATCCCCGCAATATAAAAAGCATTAAAAAATTTAGGATGCCTAAAAAAGCGGAAACATCGGATAGTCTGTTGATCAAACCAATGAAACAGGCTAAAACGGTTGAGGTTGTACGCGGGCCCAATATTCAAGCATTGCCCCAGTTTAAGGAACTGGCGGCACAAGATGCCGGGCAGGTATTATCAAAATTTGGCGATAATATAACCACAGATGATATTATGCCGGCAGGCGCCAAAATACTTCCTTTGCGTTCGAATATTACAGCTATTTCCGAATTCGTTTTTTCCGGACTGGACAGTGACTTCAGTGTGCGGGCCAAATCCGCTCAAGGCGGTTATGTGGTCGGAGGAGAAAATTATGGTCAGGGATCTTCGCGCGAGCATGCGGCTTTGGCGCCGCGCTATCTGGGTGTGCGCGCTGTGCTGGTCAAGTCATTTGCGCGAATTCATCTGGCAAATTTGATTAATTTTGGAATTCTGCCGATTACGTTTAAACATGCCGGGGACTATGAAAAAGTGGAGCAGGGTCAGCAGCTTTCCATGCCTGGTTTAAAGGCCAGACTTATTGCGGGTCAATCGCTTTTGGTTCGCAATGAAACAACCCAAGATGAATGGGAGATGGAATGCAGCCTCTCTCCCCGCCAGCTGAAAATTATACTGGCCGGCGGCACACTTAATTTTTTAAAAGAATCCCTCACCTGA
- a CDS encoding 2-isopropylmalate synthase, with protein sequence MLKFDKHRRTLMREEYHYELQEVQEPNLYRDIYTYEMPPLMCFNHRVSPLMPAEDIWITDTTFRDGQQAMPPFSVEQIVKLFELEHKLAGPHGIIRQSEFFLYTDKDKQAVTKCMEKGYEFPEVTGWIRAKKEDLKLVKEMGLQETGILTSASDYHIFNKLKKTRKQAMEGYLDIVRSALEMGVIPRCHFEDITRADFYGFVIPFAQELMRLSRESGIPVKIRACDTLGYGVSVPGVMLPRNVNGIIYGLNKYAGVPSELLEWHGHNDFYRALSNSTAAWLYGCSAVNGTLLGIGERTGNTPIEALLIEYIGLRGSMEDIDTSVITEVAEYFEKEMGYKVPANQPLVGANFNVTRAGIHADGLLKDQEIYNIFDTEKVLNRPVDIGITDKSGVAGIAYWVNARLKIPEKVKIQKNDSGVMAIKEWVDAEYENGRITGISDDEMWDQARIHFSEWVGYLHHERG encoded by the coding sequence ATGCTTAAATTTGACAAACATCGTAGGACTCTCATGCGCGAGGAATACCATTATGAGTTGCAGGAAGTCCAGGAACCAAATCTTTACCGGGACATCTATACCTATGAGATGCCGCCGTTAATGTGTTTTAATCATCGGGTTTCACCGCTGATGCCGGCTGAGGATATCTGGATCACGGATACAACGTTTCGTGACGGCCAGCAGGCCATGCCGCCATTTAGCGTAGAGCAGATCGTGAAGCTTTTTGAGCTGGAGCACAAGCTTGCCGGCCCCCACGGTATTATCCGCCAATCGGAGTTTTTTCTTTATACAGATAAGGATAAGCAGGCGGTTACGAAATGTATGGAAAAAGGCTATGAGTTCCCGGAGGTTACCGGTTGGATCCGGGCGAAAAAAGAAGATTTAAAATTGGTCAAGGAAATGGGGCTGCAAGAAACCGGTATTTTGACCTCAGCCTCGGATTACCATATTTTTAACAAACTGAAGAAAACCCGGAAACAAGCCATGGAAGGGTACTTGGATATCGTCCGGTCCGCCCTGGAAATGGGCGTTATCCCGCGCTGTCACTTTGAAGATATTACCCGGGCTGATTTCTACGGTTTTGTCATCCCTTTTGCTCAGGAATTGATGCGTCTTTCCCGTGAATCAGGCATTCCGGTGAAGATCCGCGCCTGCGATACACTGGGTTATGGTGTTAGTGTTCCGGGTGTCATGCTGCCGAGAAATGTCAATGGGATTATCTATGGACTGAACAAATATGCCGGTGTTCCGTCTGAATTGCTGGAATGGCACGGTCATAATGACTTTTACCGGGCGCTTTCCAATTCTACCGCAGCGTGGCTCTACGGCTGCTCAGCTGTCAACGGGACGTTGCTGGGGATTGGCGAACGAACCGGCAATACTCCGATTGAGGCGCTGCTGATTGAATATATCGGTCTGCGCGGCAGTATGGAAGATATTGATACTTCGGTGATCACGGAAGTGGCGGAGTATTTTGAGAAAGAAATGGGGTACAAAGTTCCGGCCAATCAGCCCTTGGTGGGTGCGAATTTTAATGTGACCCGCGCAGGAATTCATGCCGATGGTTTGCTGAAGGACCAGGAAATTTATAATATTTTTGATACAGAAAAGGTGCTCAACCGCCCGGTGGATATCGGTATTACGGATAAATCCGGCGTGGCGGGAATTGCTTACTGGGTGAATGCGCGCCTGAAAATCCCGGAAAAAGTTAAGATCCAGAAAAATGATTCCGGCGTTATGGCGATCAAAGAATGGGTGGATGCGGAATATGAGAACGGACGCATCACAGGTATTTCAGATGATGAAATGTGGGACCAGGCACGTATCCATTTTTCCGAATGGGTCGGTTATTTACATCATGAAAGAGGGTAG
- a CDS encoding LysM peptidoglycan-binding domain-containing protein: MGTTPVAQTQEKVLFAYTIRPGDTLWDIAKWVLKDPFQWPEMLKYNYIENPDLIYPGDRLIVPSPDVLEQVRQARDVREIAAIRKAAESGARVEELQPLPEGLSRSLSPTASELVRVPLYETKEEDDERSSDLKLSGRKNITLECREYKGGTSPNYFSSGYTRRESLNLTLSGQIMKTIKVEGEFYQSDQSLENTYMLKLSTDRMELLLGDFSATLPDTEFVLENRNISGGRFTADFASSGGIAIVGASKGIDRYEKFYGDRTQGPYYLANAPVVFGSEMIMLNKNKLIRGTEYEFDYFSGRIIFLKQVVDDVTLVEVIYESRQTIYPRSLYAARLWSKPFSWLRLAGSMVREEDPEEAGVVDVGVGNTLTPIGHWVLGTDVQSEIPGFGKVSGEFAFSRYQANRLVSDKTEGQALKAAATGSIGPVGMKGYYRRTSPEFMRVGGSEQGSDLLNYGGSTDFKTGGPYTLAGAYDYKEVLQNGICELTQQSSVQARVFPQAWPSLGYEYFFLDEQNDAQESSRKLDHETIRHTGIVGVEQDYYAASIRGEQEKREGKLADRNSAQTRRLEISANSKNLSWLTMSGLFNYQRVDASGDSLAALEDYAVTKVKVNGAFKPSERYSLTLANEWVWDEAYGSTRTLDTKLNLRPIDTIRLDADYTWETLQSLVGSVYQPVYTQTASGQLEITPWQPLSVRLSPSLRWTGLAQGGGLLNKTRTDLGTVKWAQMAQLTHELEGKRELYILTDSTDPGLRFQTEQETRKAAYAARIVFSNALSGDAKASYEQFQKQNYNSSFLEYDRLQGRERDFSLGLHSSVQAVWRMDGSYTLTLRDQDGTSAESVTRTAYAISETSQTTQSYDLLNSYGSLHTRQDTADGKVTYQWNEIVSSYLEGLYSRNEDQTGREPIIHTASVGAGLVLRWTRFRAEAVAKLAESWGGADTHQEDYTLTLNYNPVKLLALSLRGKHGLTRDPDTRATEVTMNCSVQF, translated from the coding sequence ATGGGCACCACGCCGGTGGCGCAGACGCAGGAGAAAGTACTCTTCGCCTATACCATCCGGCCCGGCGACACGCTCTGGGATATTGCCAAGTGGGTATTGAAAGATCCTTTCCAGTGGCCTGAGATGCTTAAATATAATTATATTGAAAATCCTGATCTTATTTATCCAGGTGACCGTTTGATTGTTCCCAGTCCGGATGTTTTGGAACAAGTGCGTCAGGCACGGGATGTGCGGGAAATTGCCGCCATCCGGAAAGCTGCTGAGTCAGGTGCGCGGGTTGAGGAGCTTCAGCCCCTGCCGGAAGGCTTGAGCCGTAGTTTGAGTCCAACCGCGAGTGAATTGGTTCGCGTGCCATTGTATGAAACCAAAGAGGAAGATGACGAACGATCATCTGATTTAAAACTATCAGGTCGAAAAAACATCACTTTGGAATGTCGTGAATACAAGGGCGGAACATCACCAAATTATTTTTCATCCGGCTATACACGGCGAGAGTCGTTGAACCTGACGCTTTCCGGTCAGATCATGAAAACCATTAAGGTGGAAGGGGAGTTTTATCAATCCGACCAAAGTCTGGAAAACACCTATATGCTTAAACTCTCGACCGATCGGATGGAATTGTTGCTGGGTGATTTTTCCGCAACCCTGCCGGATACGGAATTTGTTCTGGAGAACCGGAATATTTCGGGTGGGCGTTTCACTGCTGATTTTGCGTCCAGCGGTGGCATCGCGATTGTAGGCGCGTCCAAAGGGATTGACAGGTATGAAAAATTTTATGGTGATCGGACACAAGGACCGTATTATCTGGCCAACGCTCCGGTGGTTTTCGGATCGGAAATGATTATGCTCAACAAAAATAAGCTTATACGCGGTACGGAGTATGAATTTGATTATTTTTCCGGAAGAATAATATTTTTGAAACAGGTTGTGGATGATGTGACGCTGGTGGAAGTGATTTATGAATCACGCCAGACAATTTATCCGCGAAGTTTGTATGCCGCTCGTTTATGGAGCAAACCGTTTTCATGGTTACGCTTGGCAGGTTCAATGGTGCGAGAGGAAGATCCCGAAGAAGCGGGTGTTGTTGATGTCGGCGTGGGCAACACACTGACCCCGATCGGGCATTGGGTGCTGGGGACGGATGTACAATCCGAAATTCCGGGATTCGGAAAAGTGAGCGGGGAGTTTGCGTTTAGCCGGTATCAGGCAAACCGGCTGGTGTCTGACAAAACCGAAGGGCAGGCACTCAAGGCGGCGGCCACCGGCAGCATCGGTCCGGTGGGGATGAAAGGTTATTATCGCAGGACTTCACCGGAGTTCATGCGGGTCGGCGGCTCAGAGCAAGGCAGCGACCTGCTCAATTACGGGGGCAGCACAGATTTTAAAACCGGCGGTCCCTACACCCTGGCCGGTGCGTATGATTATAAAGAAGTACTGCAAAATGGTATTTGTGAACTGACCCAACAGAGCAGTGTCCAGGCCAGGGTGTTTCCCCAAGCATGGCCCTCATTGGGATATGAATATTTTTTTCTGGATGAACAAAATGATGCGCAGGAAAGCAGCCGGAAACTGGACCATGAAACCATCCGGCATACCGGGATCGTGGGTGTGGAGCAGGATTATTATGCAGCTTCAATTCGCGGTGAGCAGGAAAAGCGTGAAGGAAAATTGGCGGATCGGAATTCAGCACAAACCCGGCGTTTGGAAATTTCCGCCAATTCAAAAAATCTCAGTTGGTTGACCATGAGCGGCTTGTTTAATTATCAGAGAGTAGATGCATCCGGTGATAGTCTGGCAGCATTGGAAGATTACGCAGTCACCAAAGTTAAGGTCAATGGTGCTTTCAAGCCTTCGGAGCGTTACTCACTGACCCTGGCCAATGAATGGGTCTGGGATGAGGCATACGGATCGACCCGGACGCTGGACACGAAACTTAATCTTCGGCCGATTGACACCATCCGGCTGGATGCGGATTACACCTGGGAAACACTCCAGAGTTTGGTCGGAAGTGTTTATCAGCCGGTTTATACGCAGACCGCTTCCGGGCAATTGGAAATAACCCCCTGGCAGCCGCTTTCCGTGCGGCTCTCACCCAGCCTGCGCTGGACCGGTCTGGCGCAAGGCGGCGGACTGTTGAATAAAACCCGGACTGATTTGGGAACTGTGAAATGGGCGCAAATGGCCCAACTTACGCATGAACTGGAAGGCAAGCGCGAGCTGTATATTCTGACTGACAGCACAGACCCGGGGCTGCGTTTCCAGACGGAGCAGGAGACCCGCAAAGCTGCCTATGCAGCCAGGATTGTTTTTTCCAATGCCTTGTCCGGGGATGCCAAAGCATCGTATGAACAGTTTCAAAAACAGAATTACAATTCATCTTTTCTGGAGTATGACCGGTTACAGGGTAGGGAACGCGACTTTAGTCTGGGCCTGCACTCCTCAGTGCAGGCGGTTTGGCGGATGGATGGTAGCTATACGCTCACCTTACGTGATCAGGACGGCACCAGTGCCGAGTCAGTCACCCGGACAGCGTATGCCATTTCTGAGACCAGTCAGACGACCCAGTCCTATGACCTGCTTAATTCCTACGGTTCCTTGCATACGCGTCAGGACACGGCAGACGGCAAAGTCACCTATCAATGGAACGAAATTGTTTCCAGTTATCTCGAAGGATTGTACAGTCGCAACGAGGACCAAACCGGTCGGGAACCCATCATTCATACCGCTTCTGTGGGTGCAGGACTGGTCCTGCGCTGGACCAGGTTCCGCGCTGAAGCAGTTGCCAAACTGGCCGAATCTTGGGGCGGCGCAGATACGCATCAGGAAGACTACACCCTGACGCTGAATTATAATCCTGTCAAACTGCTCGCTCTGAGCCTGCGCGGCAAACACGGCCTGACCCGCGATCCGGATACCCGTGCCACCGAAGTCACCATGAATTGTAGTGTGCAGTTTTAA
- the mdh gene encoding malate dehydrogenase gives MARNKVTVIGAGNVGASVAQQVLAQHLGDVVLVDIAEGIARGKALDMNQSAPILGYQGRVVGTGCYEDTIDSDVIVVTSGSPRKPGMSRDDLLKINFEIVHTVTGHAASASPDAVIIVVTNPLDAMTYTALKTSHFEKKRVIGMAGILDTARYRTFLAEALDVSSHVIDAMVLGGHGDEMVPCIPLTRVAGAPVTELLPQNELDAIIQRTRGGGGEIVKLLQTGSAYYAPAASAVRMVSAVLHDEKAILPCATLLEGDYGFSDLVLGVPVVIGRAGVEKIVNLALTPEDKKALAQSADAVAPLCRKVDAWLKEKAA, from the coding sequence ATGGCAAGGAATAAAGTGACTGTGATTGGCGCCGGTAATGTGGGTGCTTCTGTGGCGCAACAGGTACTGGCCCAACACCTGGGCGATGTGGTCCTGGTGGATATTGCCGAGGGGATTGCCCGGGGCAAGGCATTGGATATGAACCAATCAGCCCCTATTTTAGGATATCAGGGAAGAGTCGTGGGCACAGGCTGCTATGAAGACACGATTGATTCCGATGTGATTGTGGTGACGTCCGGTTCGCCGCGTAAACCGGGCATGAGCCGGGATGATTTACTCAAAATTAATTTTGAAATTGTGCATACCGTTACCGGACATGCAGCTTCCGCTTCGCCGGATGCGGTGATTATTGTGGTGACCAATCCGCTTGATGCCATGACCTATACTGCCTTGAAAACATCACACTTTGAAAAAAAACGGGTGATCGGTATGGCCGGCATCCTGGATACCGCCCGCTATCGAACGTTTCTTGCCGAGGCACTCGATGTTTCCAGCCATGTCATTGATGCAATGGTTTTGGGGGGTCATGGTGATGAAATGGTCCCCTGTATTCCACTGACACGCGTGGCCGGTGCGCCTGTCACCGAGTTATTACCCCAAAATGAATTGGATGCGATTATTCAGCGGACCCGAGGCGGCGGCGGTGAGATTGTGAAGTTGCTTCAGACCGGGAGCGCCTATTACGCACCGGCAGCATCGGCTGTACGCATGGTCTCAGCAGTGCTGCATGATGAAAAAGCGATTTTGCCCTGTGCGACATTGTTGGAGGGGGACTATGGCTTTTCGGATCTCGTGCTCGGCGTACCGGTTGTGATTGGACGTGCGGGGGTTGAGAAAATTGTCAATCTTGCATTGACCCCGGAGGACAAAAAGGCATTGGCCCAATCCGCAGATGCGGTCGCGCCGCTTTGCCGTAAAGTCGATGCCTGGTTAAAGGAAAAAGCAGCTTAA
- a CDS encoding FumA C-terminus/TtdB family hydratase beta subunit, whose product MSSVWLKLPLQSNELKKLTIGQWVNLSGPLYTARDAALKRIHGLVTEGKTPPVDFKDQLVYFVGPTPAAPGEPLGSAGPTTSLRMEPFLPAMMDAGVVAVMGKGPLSKLMVAELQRRGVIYLSAAGGAGAFYGSRVHGAAVVAYEELGPEAIYSLKVESFPAVVAVDLNGGDLFEQGPKDYRKE is encoded by the coding sequence ATGAGCAGTGTTTGGCTGAAACTTCCCCTGCAATCCAATGAATTGAAAAAATTGACCATCGGGCAATGGGTCAATCTTAGCGGTCCGCTGTATACGGCCCGGGATGCAGCGCTCAAAAGAATTCATGGTTTGGTTACTGAGGGGAAAACTCCGCCGGTTGATTTTAAGGACCAGCTGGTTTATTTTGTAGGACCCACCCCGGCTGCGCCGGGGGAGCCGCTCGGCTCAGCCGGTCCGACAACCAGCTTGCGCATGGAGCCGTTTTTGCCTGCGATGATGGATGCCGGTGTGGTGGCTGTGATGGGCAAGGGGCCGCTCTCAAAATTGATGGTGGCTGAGCTTCAGCGACGCGGCGTCATCTATTTATCCGCTGCCGGCGGTGCCGGTGCATTTTATGGATCGCGTGTGCATGGTGCAGCGGTGGTCGCTTATGAGGAGCTGGGGCCGGAGGCCATTTACAGCCTTAAAGTGGAAAGTTTTCCGGCAGTGGTGGCAGTTGATTTAAATGGCGGGGATCTGTTTGAACAAGGCCCCAAGGACTATCGGAAGGAATAA
- a CDS encoding NHL repeat-containing protein, with translation MKRLSVLLACLLVSGCASLSVQTATFDLAQGELLVEYQGSIGRSGSGHAQFLQPHGIIAHQAGNLGYLFVADTGNQRIQVLGTDGTFRFEFGRFGIDPGRFNDPMGLAFDGTRLYISDQKNHRIQQFDWQGNYITAFGSQGSGKQEMHRPHGVAVDSLGYLYIADTENDRVLKVDAQGNQIKIIGGFGTGPGFMLRPSAVIAEPGGRVLVLDARNHRVQRFTEEGDFLSMFGSPGKAVGQLREPQSMARSKDGLLFIADTGNNRITVFDTQGKWVREITAPAMKSPSGLAVGQDNMLYVADTGNDRILKYKITRIKTIMKK, from the coding sequence ATGAAACGGTTATCAGTCTTGCTGGCTTGTTTACTTGTGTCAGGTTGTGCATCCCTCTCGGTTCAGACAGCAACGTTTGATTTGGCGCAGGGTGAATTGCTGGTGGAGTATCAAGGCAGTATTGGACGCTCGGGTAGCGGTCATGCTCAATTTCTCCAGCCGCACGGGATCATAGCACATCAAGCAGGAAACCTGGGATACCTCTTTGTAGCGGATACCGGGAATCAACGCATCCAGGTGTTGGGCACAGACGGTACCTTTCGGTTTGAGTTTGGCCGTTTTGGGATTGATCCGGGCAGGTTCAATGATCCCATGGGACTGGCGTTTGACGGCACCAGGTTGTATATCTCCGATCAAAAAAATCACCGTATTCAGCAATTTGATTGGCAGGGAAATTATATTACTGCATTTGGCTCGCAAGGCAGCGGCAAGCAGGAAATGCATCGCCCCCATGGGGTGGCCGTTGACAGCTTGGGGTATTTATATATTGCTGATACAGAAAACGACCGGGTGCTTAAGGTTGATGCCCAGGGCAATCAGATTAAAATAATCGGCGGATTTGGGACCGGACCGGGATTTATGCTGCGTCCCTCAGCAGTAATTGCTGAGCCGGGCGGCCGGGTGCTGGTGCTGGATGCACGCAATCATAGAGTACAACGGTTTACGGAAGAGGGCGATTTCCTGAGTATGTTTGGAAGTCCGGGCAAAGCGGTCGGCCAATTACGGGAACCGCAAAGTATGGCGCGTTCTAAAGACGGCTTGCTCTTTATTGCCGATACCGGCAATAACCGGATTACCGTTTTTGATACGCAGGGCAAGTGGGTGCGTGAGATTACCGCCCCTGCCATGAAATCACCAAGCGGGCTGGCCGTCGGCCAGGACAATATGCTTTATGTGGCTGATACTGGCAATGACAGGATATTGAAATACAAGATTACAAGGATAAAAACGATAATGAAAAAATAG
- the icd gene encoding isocitrate dehydrogenase (NADP(+)) gives MTTLNYAPPATGSKIEWKENQLVVPDKPIIPFIEGDGIGPDIWAATRKVLDAAVAKAYHGSKEIQWMEILCGEKAVTQGVSALPDETLAAIQAYRVAIKGPLTTPVGGGFRSLNVSLRQLLDLYACVRPVRYYGGTPAPVKHPEKLDVVIFRENTEDVYAGIEWASGSVEAKKLAAFITEELKMPVNSEAGIGIKPMTRVNTHRIVSAAIRHAIEHNCPSVTLVHKGNIMKYTEGAFRDWGYEVAQLNFSEQTVSEKDLWEKYDGKMPAGKVLIKDRIADAMFQQVLLRPDEYSVLATPNLNGDYISDACAAQVGGLGIAPGANIGDGVALFEATHGTAPKYAGQDKVNPGSLILSGVMMVEYLGWQEAADAIKVALEKTILSKIVTYDLARQLDNAREVKCSQFAQAITENLV, from the coding sequence ATGACGACATTGAATTATGCACCACCTGCCACTGGCAGTAAGATTGAATGGAAGGAAAACCAGCTGGTTGTACCGGACAAGCCGATTATTCCGTTTATAGAGGGTGATGGCATCGGTCCGGATATTTGGGCGGCAACCCGGAAGGTCCTGGATGCGGCGGTGGCCAAGGCCTATCACGGCAGCAAGGAAATTCAGTGGATGGAAATTTTGTGCGGGGAAAAGGCGGTCACCCAGGGTGTCTCAGCCTTGCCGGACGAAACCTTAGCAGCGATTCAAGCGTACCGGGTTGCCATCAAGGGACCCTTGACCACGCCGGTAGGCGGCGGGTTTCGTTCTTTGAATGTTAGTCTGCGCCAGTTGCTGGACCTGTATGCCTGTGTCCGCCCGGTACGGTATTACGGCGGCACACCGGCGCCGGTGAAACATCCGGAGAAGCTTGATGTGGTTATCTTCCGTGAAAACACAGAAGATGTTTATGCGGGTATTGAGTGGGCTTCGGGCAGTGTTGAGGCTAAAAAATTGGCGGCTTTCATTACAGAAGAATTAAAGATGCCGGTCAATAGCGAAGCCGGTATTGGCATCAAACCCATGACTCGTGTTAATACTCATCGGATTGTGAGCGCGGCCATCCGTCATGCGATTGAACACAATTGTCCCAGCGTAACCCTGGTGCATAAAGGAAATATTATGAAATACACTGAGGGCGCTTTTCGTGATTGGGGTTATGAGGTCGCGCAGCTGAATTTTTCCGAGCAGACCGTGAGTGAAAAAGATCTCTGGGAAAAATATGACGGTAAGATGCCCGCCGGCAAGGTTTTGATTAAGGACCGGATTGCGGATGCCATGTTTCAGCAGGTACTCTTGCGCCCGGATGAATATTCAGTGCTGGCAACGCCGAATCTTAATGGTGATTATATCTCCGATGCATGTGCCGCTCAGGTGGGTGGATTGGGGATCGCACCCGGTGCGAATATCGGCGATGGGGTTGCACTGTTTGAGGCTACGCACGGTACAGCGCCCAAGTATGCCGGTCAGGACAAGGTCAATCCCGGATCATTGATTTTATCCGGGGTCATGATGGTCGAGTATTTGGGATGGCAGGAAGCTGCGGATGCGATTAAGGTCGCGCTGGAAAAAACTATTTTGAGTAAAATCGTAACCTATGATTTGGCCCGTCAGTTGGACAATGCCCGGGAAGTCAAATGCAGCCAATTTGCCCAGGCGATCACTGAAAATTTGGTATAA
- a CDS encoding fumarate hydratase: MREISTEAIKTGIMHALKEIHFQIRPDVKAALQKALDEEASPLGRQALELLLENAKMASAGIHPLCQDTGLTIIFAEVGQEVAITGGALNDAIQAGVRAATQEVRLRHSISVHPFKRVNTGDNTPAVVHYHIVPGKGCKLHVMAKGGGSENASAMAMLLPSAGTHGVMDFVVDRIRRTGAAACPPLIIGVGVGGSFDTAPLLAKKALLRKVGEPSLDVETANLEKKLLERINQQGIGPQGWGGTVTALSVAVETAPCHIASMPVALNVECHSHRLAEVKL; the protein is encoded by the coding sequence ATGCGGGAGATATCCACAGAAGCGATTAAAACCGGAATTATGCATGCACTGAAAGAAATTCATTTTCAAATTCGTCCTGATGTAAAAGCGGCATTGCAAAAAGCGTTGGATGAGGAAGCCTCGCCGCTTGGCCGGCAGGCATTGGAACTCTTGCTGGAAAATGCCAAAATGGCATCCGCCGGTATTCATCCCCTTTGTCAGGATACCGGACTTACCATTATTTTTGCTGAAGTGGGACAAGAAGTCGCGATTACCGGCGGCGCCTTAAATGATGCAATTCAGGCGGGTGTGCGTGCGGCAACCCAGGAAGTGCGCCTGCGCCACTCGATCTCGGTTCATCCCTTCAAACGTGTTAATACCGGGGACAACACCCCGGCGGTGGTTCATTATCATATTGTTCCGGGAAAAGGATGTAAGCTTCATGTGATGGCAAAAGGCGGCGGCAGTGAGAATGCCAGTGCGATGGCGATGCTGTTGCCTTCGGCCGGGACGCATGGTGTGATGGATTTCGTTGTGGATCGAATTCGCCGGACCGGTGCGGCTGCCTGTCCGCCGTTGATAATTGGTGTTGGTGTGGGGGGGAGTTTTGATACTGCGCCCCTGCTGGCAAAAAAAGCGCTGCTGCGCAAGGTGGGTGAACCATCATTGGATGTCGAGACCGCAAATCTGGAAAAAAAATTATTGGAAAGAATCAATCAACAGGGCATCGGTCCGCAAGGGTGGGGCGGTACGGTCACGGCGCTTTCGGTGGCAGTTGAGACTGCACCGTGTCACATTGCTTCCATGCCGGTCGCATTGAATGTGGAGTGTCACAGTCATCGTTTGGCGGAGGTGAAATTATGA